The following coding sequences lie in one Saccharopolyspora hordei genomic window:
- the fabI gene encoding enoyl-ACP reductase FabI, producing MSGLLEGKRILITGVITDASIAFHAAKVAQEQGAEVVLTGYGRLSLVQRIAGRLPEPAPVIELDVTDEEHLNSLADRVREHVDGLDGVLHSIGFAPASCLGGGFLDAPWSDVATALEVSAYSMKSLATATLPLLGEGSSIVGMDFDARVAWPSYDWMGVAKAALESTTRYLARELGPKGIRVNLVAAGPVRTMAAKSIPGFTDLVEAGWSDRSPLPWDVDDPTPVAKSICAVLSDWLPKTTGSMIMVDGGVHALGV from the coding sequence GTGAGCGGTTTGCTCGAAGGCAAGCGGATCCTGATCACCGGGGTGATCACCGACGCGTCGATCGCGTTCCACGCGGCCAAGGTCGCTCAGGAGCAGGGTGCCGAGGTGGTGCTGACCGGGTACGGCCGGCTGAGCCTGGTGCAGCGCATCGCGGGCCGGTTGCCCGAGCCCGCGCCCGTGATCGAGCTGGACGTGACCGACGAGGAGCACCTCAACAGCCTGGCCGACCGGGTCCGGGAGCACGTCGACGGCCTCGACGGCGTGCTGCACTCCATCGGGTTCGCCCCGGCCTCGTGCCTGGGCGGCGGCTTCCTGGACGCGCCGTGGTCGGACGTGGCCACCGCGCTGGAGGTCTCGGCGTACTCGATGAAGTCGCTGGCCACCGCCACCCTGCCGCTGCTGGGCGAGGGCAGCTCGATCGTCGGGATGGACTTCGACGCCCGCGTCGCGTGGCCGTCCTACGACTGGATGGGCGTGGCGAAGGCGGCCCTGGAGTCCACCACCCGGTACCTGGCGCGGGAGCTGGGTCCGAAGGGCATCCGGGTCAACCTGGTCGCGGCCGGTCCGGTGCGGACCATGGCGGCCAAGTCCATCCCGGGCTTCACCGACCTCGTCGAGGCCGGGTGGAGCGACCGCTCGCCGCTGCCGTGGGACGTCGACGACCCGACGCCGGTCGCCAAGTCGATCTGCGCGGTGCTGTCGGACTGGCTGCCCAAGACCACCGGCTCGATGATCATGGTCGACGGCGGCGTGCACGCCCTGGGCGTCTGA